The DNA sequence TCAGCGAAAATAAATTAATCAGGGAAAAAAGACAATTAGTGTTACAGGCACAGATGGTGAAAACGATTCCGACTCCCTCTAATCCTTATGCTTATTAGTGTGTTGATAACCTGAGTGCAATATAACATTGTCGGCTAAGTTTGGCAATAGGAAAAACCCCTCTGTATCTTGCATTTTAAGGGAAGAAAGGCAATAGGCAATAGTATTTATAATTTACATAAACTACGCTTACATTGATTTTAAATACATTTTTTTTTAATTTAATGGGCTTTGTTGAATTAAGCTATTATTTCCAGTTTAGAATCGAGATTTTTAGGATAGAATTGTCGAAAACAATACTAGAAAACCATGAAAATAGATTTAATAGGTCATGCTTCCCTCTTTGTCGAAACGGAAGATTGTCGGGTATTAATGGATCCTGTTTTTTTTGATCCTTTTTGTGAAGGTTTGAACGAATCTTGTCCAAAACGAGTGGTTTTCCCTGAAAAAATACCCGGTTTTGATTTTTTGGTCATTTCTCACCAACATTTAGATCATTTTGACATTCGCACCCTCGCTTCTTTACCGAAAAATGTCGATGTTTTAATTCCTCAAGATAAATTGATTGCTGAAAGTCTTGTTCAATTAGGATATAAGTCTATTTATCCTCTCAGGGAATTTGATAAAGTCAGGATTGGTTCAACTGTATTGATGACTACTCGTTCTGAGGTTCGAGTGCCTGAATTTGGCATGGTATTTGCTGATTCTTCTGGGGTTTTTTGGAATACTGTTGATACTTATTTTGCTCCTCCTACTATCCAAAGAGTCAAGAAGGATTATCCCCACATTGATTTTTTATTGAGTGTTTGGCACATTAGTATGGAAGGGAAATATCAATATAATCAAAGTCTCTCTTTTCCCTTTGGTTTATACGGAGAATTATTCCATTTAATTAGTTTAATTGAACCAAATGCGATCGCACCGGGGGCAAATGGATTTAAGTATATTAATCAATCATCATGGCAAAACCGCATTGTATTTCCCGTTACCAGAGAAAGATTTTGTCGAGATTTAGAAACTGCTTTTCCTGAATTGAAAGAAAATATTTACACCCTTGATCCCGGTGACGTTTTTACTATTGATCAAGGAAAATATAGCTATAATCGTGGTCAGAGTGAATATGCACAAATGATTTTAGATGATCGGGAATGCTTAGAATTTTCCCCTGTTAATGTGGAAAAAAACTTACTTGACGGCAACCCCGAAAATTATGATTTATCGAAAATGAAATCTCACATAGCCGAAGAAATTGAGATCAATTTGCTGAATTTTATTACAGAATATCAGGATTTAATCTTTAAAGAACATTGTCGATGGTCTGTTATTTATCAATTAGAGGTTATTTTTCCCGATGGTTCACAAAAATGGTTTATAGACTTTTCCCAAGATAAAATTAAAGTTGAACAAGGAAGAAATGCGATCGCAAATTTGTTTAGTTACATCACCGCCTCTAGTTTATTTAGCCTAATAGAGAAAAAGCGAGATTGGGATTACCTTCTGTGTAGTGGAGAATATAGAACCTTTCAAAAAGTTTATGCAATCAATAAATTGGGAATCATTCCCGCCGATGCCTCCCTATTAAAAGACCCCCTTGAATTAAGACTATCTTCTCAGTATGTACAAGGTAACAACATAAAACTAGAAATTGCGAAATGGGGTAATATATCTCAAGACAATCTTGATACAGAAGAAAATATTAATCCAATGTTAAGAATAGGGAATCTTTTGATCAAAAAAAGAAACAAATAAAGCCATCTAACATCCCTTCGACACACAAAAAACTATTATCAAACTTAAAAACTTTTTTCAGAAATATTATTTCATTAAGATTATTTAAGTCTTATCAGTTTTATATTTTATGAAAAATTAGTAAATAAAAGCTATTTTCACCAAATACTATCATTTTCACCTTAAAAAATGTTCTTGTTTTTTTTATCTTTCTTTTACTTCAAAAAATATTAAAAAGCTCAAATAATCAACCAACAAAAATAATAATTTTCCATTTCTCATTTCTCCTAGCCGATATTGGTACTTATTTTTAAACTTATATTCACAAAAC is a window from the Cyanobacterium sp. Dongsha4 genome containing:
- a CDS encoding MBL fold metallo-hydrolase, which produces MKIDLIGHASLFVETEDCRVLMDPVFFDPFCEGLNESCPKRVVFPEKIPGFDFLVISHQHLDHFDIRTLASLPKNVDVLIPQDKLIAESLVQLGYKSIYPLREFDKVRIGSTVLMTTRSEVRVPEFGMVFADSSGVFWNTVDTYFAPPTIQRVKKDYPHIDFLLSVWHISMEGKYQYNQSLSFPFGLYGELFHLISLIEPNAIAPGANGFKYINQSSWQNRIVFPVTRERFCRDLETAFPELKENIYTLDPGDVFTIDQGKYSYNRGQSEYAQMILDDRECLEFSPVNVEKNLLDGNPENYDLSKMKSHIAEEIEINLLNFITEYQDLIFKEHCRWSVIYQLEVIFPDGSQKWFIDFSQDKIKVEQGRNAIANLFSYITASSLFSLIEKKRDWDYLLCSGEYRTFQKVYAINKLGIIPADASLLKDPLELRLSSQYVQGNNIKLEIAKWGNISQDNLDTEENINPMLRIGNLLIKKRNK